The genomic stretch AGGCGCGCCCATGCGGCATTGGCGCCGCGCTCGTCGGGATAGGCGCCCAGCTGGATCAGCGAGCCCGATGCCGCGGTCGGCGGCGGCGCCGCGACCACGGGGCGCTGCGCCGGGGTCGCGCCGCCGGTCGGCACGGCGATCGTCGCGGTCTTGCCGCCTGCTACGGGTGCGCGTTGCTGCACGACCGTGCCCTCGACCGGCGCCTCGGGAAGCGCGCCCGCGTTGATGCTGGCATTGGCGGCGGCGCCCTGGCTGGTGGCGAACACGGTGTCGCCTTCGCCTTCGACCTTCATGCCGCCGGGCTGGTCGGGCTTGACCTTGTAATCACCTGCCTCGGCGTTGATCAATTCGCCGTTGCCGGTCAGCCCCTGCTGCTTCTGATACCAATAATATCCAAAGCCCGCCGCTCCCACGACCAGCAATATCAGCACGATCAGCAATAGGATCCGGCCAATCGAGGGACCGTCGCGATACTCGTCCTCGACGGTTTCCAGCCATGGAAGCCGGTCGTCATCGCCGTATCCAGCCTCCCCGCGCGCACTCATCTCAATGCATCTCCTCGACGGCCTCGACCCCCATCAGCCCCAGGCCGTTGCGGACAATTTGCCCGATCCCGCGCGCCAAATATAGTCGCGCGCACGTTAACCCTGTCTGATCGGCGATCACGAAGCGCCGATCGGGGCGATCGTTGCCGGCATTCCACAGCGCGTGAAAGCCTGCCGCCAAGTCATAGAGATAGAAGGCGATCCGATGCGGCTCGCGCGCCAGCGCCGCGCCCTCGACCACGCGCGGGAACTGCGCGGCCAGCTTCACCAGCGCCAGCTCTTCCGTATCAAGCAGGGACAGTGCCGCATCGGGACAGTCGATCCCCGCCTCCGCCGCCTTGCGATGCACCGATGCGATGCGGGCATGGGCGTATTGGACATAGAAGACCGGGTTGTCCTTCGAAGCCTCGACGACCTTGGCGAAGTCGAAATCCATCTGGGCATCGGCCTTGCGCGTCAGCATCGTGAAACGGACCACGTCCTTGCCCACTTCGCCGACGACATCGGCCAGCGTCACGAAATTGCCCGAGCGCTTGGACATCTTCACCGGCTCGCCCGCGCGGAGCAGGCGCACCATCTGGACCAGCTTGACGTCGAACTTGGTCTGCCCGCCGGTCAGCGCCGCGACCGCCGCGACGATCCGCTTGACCGTCCCGGCATGGTCGGCGCCCCAGATATCGATCAGCTGGTCGGCTTGCTGCGCCTTCTGGAAATGATAGGCGAGGTCGGCGCCGAAATAGGTCCATTGCCCGTTCGATTTCTTGATCGGGCGGTCCTGGTCGTCGCCGAACTGGCTGGAGCGGAACAGCGGCAGCTCGACCGGCTCCCAATCCTCGGGCGTCTCGCCCTTGGGCGCTTCCAGCACGCCGTCATATACCAGCCCGCGCTCGCGCAGCCACGCCTCCGCCGCCTCGGGCTTGCCCGCCGCCTGAAGCTCGGCCTCCGACGAGAACACCTCGTGGACGATGCCCAGCAGCTTCAGGTCGGCGCGGATCATCACCATCATCGCGGCGACCGCCGACTTGCGGAACAGCACCAGCCACTCGCCCTCGGGCGCTTCGACATAGCGGTCGCCATATTCGGCGGCCAGCGCCTCGCCCACGGGCTTCAGATACTCGCCCGGATACAGCCCCTCGGGAATCTCGATCGTCGCGCCCAGCGCCTCGCGGTAGCGCAGATGCGCCGAACGGGCGAGGACGTCGACCTGCCCGCCCGCGTCATTGACATAATATTCGCGGATCACCCGGTGCCCGACAAACTCCAGCAGCGTCGCCAGCGCGTCGCCGACCACGGCACCCCGGCAATGCCCCATATGCATCGGCCCGGTAGGGTTGGCGGAGACATATTCGACATTGACGCTGACGCCCGCGCCCAGCGTCGAGCGGCCATAATCGGCGCCCTCCGCGACGATCGTGGTCAGCTCGTCGCGCCAGGTGTCGTCGGTGAGCGACAGGTTGATGAACCCCGGCCCGGCGACGCTCACGGCCGAAACCTCGGGCAGCTTCTCCAGCTCGGCAGCGATCTTCTCGGCCAGCGCGCGCGGATTGGTGCCCGCCGGCTTGGCGAGCACCATCGCGGCGTTGGTCGCCAGGTCGCCGTGCGTGACGTCGCGCGGCGGCTCCACCGTCACGGCGCGTCGTTCCAGCCCGCCGGGCAGGTCGCCGGCGGCGACAAGCGCGTCCAGGGCGGCGTTCAGATGCGCGGCGAAACGGTGATACAGCGTCATGCAAAGGTCCAGATTGCGCGAGGGAGCGCGCCCTGTACCCCAAGCCACACCGCGCGCAAAGGCCCGCACCCGGGCTTTGCGCGCAGCGGGACTACACGCGCACCAGATCGCGCATCAGCCGCCCGCCCTTCATGTCGGGGAACAGCGTGGCCGCGGTCTGCACCGGCGACAGGTTGAAATGCGAGGCCAGCGCGCCGTGGATCAGATTGTCGAGCCCCAGCGTCGGTCGCAAATCGCGCCCCTCATAGAGCTGCGCGTCGGCCAGCCCGGGCCAATCGGCCTCGACCCGCCCACCATTCACCGCGCCGCCGAGCAGCATCGCGACCGATCCGGTGCCGTGATCGGTGCCCTGCGTCCCGTTGATCTTCACCGTCCGCCCGAATTCGGTCGCGACCAGCACCAGCGTATCGGACCAGAGCGGGCCAAGCCCATCGCGGAGCGCCGCGACCATCGCGTCGAGCCCCCTGAGCTGGCCCGTCAGCCGCCCGCGCTGCTGGGCATGCGTATCCCAGCCGCCGGTCTCGATCATCGCGATTCGCGCGCCGCCCGGCGCCGCCATCAGCTTGGCGGCAAGCGCGCCGGTGGCGGCGGCGTTGCGGCCATTGTCGGCGGCCAGTTCGCTGGTCAGCATCCGCGTCGCGGTCGCCTGTTCCCACGCGGCATGAAGCTGCGCGTCGTTCTGGTACATGCTCGATACGCGCGCGATCAGGTCGTCCGAGGCGTCGGGGAGCGCGGAGGGGGCATAGCTCGCCACTTCCACCGGGCCGCGCAACGCCATCGGAATGGACGCCGCCAGCGCGATGGCGCTGTCGTCGTCCTTTGGCAACAGGCTCAGCAGCCGGTTGAGCCACCCGTCCTTCAGCGAATAGGCAGAGGTCCCGCCGGTCTCGAGCACATTCTGCCCGTCGAAATGCGAGCGGTCGCGATAGGGCGAGGCGACGGCATGGACGAACAGCGCCTGCCTGGCACGATACAGCCCGTCGATATTGGCCAGCACCGGGTGCAGCGCGAACATCGAATCGAGCTTGGGCGCGGCCACGAAATCCTGCGCGAGCGCGTCGCGCTGGGTCACGAAGGCCGGATCGCCGACCGGCGCCACCGTCATCAGCCCGTCGGCGGCGCCGCGCTGGATGATGAACACGAAGCGGCGCTCGGTCGCGGCGCGCGCGAGCACCATCTTCGGGCCGAATGCCGAAGTCGCGATCGCCGACGCGCCGAGCGCGATGAATTTGCGTCGATTGAACATGGCTTATCTCCGCATCATTTCGGGGGCGACGAGCAGCAGCGCGAGGCCCTGGCTCGGGCTCTCGGCGCGCGAGATCGCCTGCGCCGTCGCGTCGCTGAGCGATCCGGGGAACAGCTCCGCCGCTCGTGCGCGGGGATCGAGCGTGTCGCGGGTACGCTGCGCGATCCGCTCCGCCGCCTCGACGCGGCGCATGATCGCATCGGGGCCCGCCCAGCTCCCGGCGACATCGTCCCAGCCGGCGGGCGATCCCGGGCGCCACACCGGCTGGCCAAGCTGCGATATCAGCCCGACCGTGCCCTTGCGCTGCTGCTGCGCGCCCAGCGCGCGCTCGACCGAGATCGTCCATTCCCACGGCGTCTTGAACTTCACCGGCTGCGGCACCCAGCATTCCGGCGATGCGACCAGCGCGCGATATACCGTCGGCAGGTCGCCGTCCGATTTAAGGAACGCTGCCTCCAGCCGCGCGACCAGCGCCGGGGGCGGATCGTCTCCCGCAAAGTGGCGGGCAAGCTTGGTGGCGATATGCCGCGCCGTGGCCGGATGGACCGCCAGCATGTCGAGGACCGCGGCGGCCTGCGCCTCGCCCTGTTGCGGCCAGGTCTTGCCGAGGATCATGCGGGTCCCCGGCTCGTGCATTTTGGCGGCGAACGCGAAACTGCCCGGTTCGCCGGTCAGCCCGAGCGCCAGGAACGGCGGGCGGCGATCTACTCCGGCGATCGTCCACCCGGTCATCGCCCGCGCGAACTCGGTCACGTCCGCCTGACTATAGCCGGTGCGGACGCCCAGCGTGTGCAGCTCCAGAATTTCGCGCGCGAGATTTTCGTTGAGCCCACGCTTCCGCCCGGACCGCCCCGATGCGCGCACGACCGGGCTGTTCGGGCCAACCGACTGCGCCTGATCGAGGAAGAACAGCATCGAGGGATGCCGCTCCACTGCGTTGAGCATGTCGCCGAAGCGGCCCAGCACATGCGGGCGCACCGCCTCGAACTCCAGCGTTCCGGTCAGCCCGATCGTTTCCAGCTTGTCCGCCGAGACCGCGAAGTGATTGGACCAGAAATGGACGAGCCGCTCGACAAACGGCGCCGAAGTGGTCACCGCCGCCTGCGCGCGCGCCGTGGTCTGTTCGGTATAATGCGCGCGTGCCTCTTCGCGGGCACGGCGCAACTCTTCGCTGATCGGGTTAACATTTGTTTGCGGGGCTGTTTGCGGGGCGGTCATCGCCTCGCCCATGGCCATATCGGGCGCTGGCGACGGTGCCGCGGCAGCGCGTGCCGCCGCCCTGCGCTGGGCGCGCTTCGTAGCATTCACCTGGCGTCGGATCTGAGAGTCGCGCGCCGAATGCTGACCGAGCTCATCGCACAGCTGCGCGCTTCCCGGCAGTGCAGCAATCGCAGCCGGTCGCGGCTCGAAACGATCGAACTGGGCAATCAGCCATTTCTTCGGGTCGGCGCCCGGCCGGTCCCCCGGCGTGGCGCCCAGGCCGAACCGGTTCAACGCAATACTGGCATCAGTCACGACTGGATTCCTTTGCGACCGTACACTCCCTGCTATCTGCTCTTTGTCGCACAAGTTTGTCACGATGATGGTTTTCCAGATGCAATTTCTGCAACCGCGCCGAACGTCGTTTGCGATTGCTCGAAATGGTGCAGCGCAACAAAAGGGGCGCAAGAACAAAAACCAGGGATGAGGATCTAACTCTTGAACCACCTCAAGGAGTAAAGATCATGGCTCGTATTCTTTTCGCCGCAGCGGCAGCAACCCTCGCTTTCGCAACCCCCGCCCTGGCCGGTGACCGCACCTTCACGCACGAAGGCGTCACCTATGTCTACACCGTGACCCCGAAGGGCGATGCCCGCGTCCTCGAGGGCAAGGCTTCGACCGGCGGCAAGTTCCGCCTCGTCGTCCGCAACGGCTGGGTCGATGGCTATGCCAGCAACAACCGCGTGTCGTTCCGCGCTCCCAAGAGCGAGAACGCAGTCGTCGCGCAGCGCTGATAGCGGCTTCACGCTACTCGAAACGGCCCCCGCAGCGATGCTGCGGGGGCCGTTTTGCTGTCAGAACCCCTCGGGCAAGGCGATCGGGCCGACGGCCTCGCGATAGCGCGTGACCGCGTAGCGATCGGTCATCCCCGCAATAAAATCGGCGATATGCCGGCTGCGCCACGGCTCCTCGGCGGGCAGCGCGTCGCGCCACTCGGCGGGCATCAGCGTCGCATCGGCGGCATAGGCCGCGAACAGCCCCGCGACCACGCCATGCGCCGCCTCCGCCGCCGCCAACTGACTGGGGTGGTGATAGAGATTGGCGTACATGAAGCGCTTGAGCGCGCGCTCGTCGTCGCGCATCGCGTCGGAGAAGGCCGCGAGGCACCGCCCCGCCGCGCGCACATCGGCGACCGACTCGATCCCGCTTCCATCCAGCCGCGCGCGCGTCGCGGCGATCAGGTCGTTGGCCATCGCGCCGATCTGCGACCGGATCAGCTCGCCGACCAGCCGCTTCGCCGGCACGCCCGGAAACTGCTTCTCGACGCGCCGCCAGCCATCGGCGACCATCGGCAATGCCATCATCTGGTCGAGCGTCAAAAGGCCAGCGCGCAACCCGTCGTCGATGTC from Sphingomonas hengshuiensis encodes the following:
- a CDS encoding DUF1501 domain-containing protein — encoded protein: MFNRRKFIALGASAIATSAFGPKMVLARAATERRFVFIIQRGAADGLMTVAPVGDPAFVTQRDALAQDFVAAPKLDSMFALHPVLANIDGLYRARQALFVHAVASPYRDRSHFDGQNVLETGGTSAYSLKDGWLNRLLSLLPKDDDSAIALAASIPMALRGPVEVASYAPSALPDASDDLIARVSSMYQNDAQLHAAWEQATATRMLTSELAADNGRNAAATGALAAKLMAAPGGARIAMIETGGWDTHAQQRGRLTGQLRGLDAMVAALRDGLGPLWSDTLVLVATEFGRTVKINGTQGTDHGTGSVAMLLGGAVNGGRVEADWPGLADAQLYEGRDLRPTLGLDNLIHGALASHFNLSPVQTAATLFPDMKGGRLMRDLVRV
- a CDS encoding DUF1800 domain-containing protein; this translates as MTDASIALNRFGLGATPGDRPGADPKKWLIAQFDRFEPRPAAIAALPGSAQLCDELGQHSARDSQIRRQVNATKRAQRRAAARAAAAPSPAPDMAMGEAMTAPQTAPQTNVNPISEELRRAREEARAHYTEQTTARAQAAVTTSAPFVERLVHFWSNHFAVSADKLETIGLTGTLEFEAVRPHVLGRFGDMLNAVERHPSMLFFLDQAQSVGPNSPVVRASGRSGRKRGLNENLAREILELHTLGVRTGYSQADVTEFARAMTGWTIAGVDRRPPFLALGLTGEPGSFAFAAKMHEPGTRMILGKTWPQQGEAQAAAVLDMLAVHPATARHIATKLARHFAGDDPPPALVARLEAAFLKSDGDLPTVYRALVASPECWVPQPVKFKTPWEWTISVERALGAQQQRKGTVGLISQLGQPVWRPGSPAGWDDVAGSWAGPDAIMRRVEAAERIAQRTRDTLDPRARAAELFPGSLSDATAQAISRAESPSQGLALLLVAPEMMRR
- a CDS encoding SPOR domain-containing protein, yielding MSARGEAGYGDDDRLPWLETVEDEYRDGPSIGRILLLIVLILLVVGAAGFGYYWYQKQQGLTGNGELINAEAGDYKVKPDQPGGMKVEGEGDTVFATSQGAAANASINAGALPEAPVEGTVVQQRAPVAGGKTATIAVPTGGATPAQRPVVAAPPPTAASGSLIQLGAYPDERGANAAWARLSKRFAYLAPLGKSVERGEKDGKPIFRLRVNAGSNGQAKELCGKLKVAGESCYVTS
- the argS gene encoding arginine--tRNA ligase, with protein sequence MTLYHRFAAHLNAALDALVAAGDLPGGLERRAVTVEPPRDVTHGDLATNAAMVLAKPAGTNPRALAEKIAAELEKLPEVSAVSVAGPGFINLSLTDDTWRDELTTIVAEGADYGRSTLGAGVSVNVEYVSANPTGPMHMGHCRGAVVGDALATLLEFVGHRVIREYYVNDAGGQVDVLARSAHLRYREALGATIEIPEGLYPGEYLKPVGEALAAEYGDRYVEAPEGEWLVLFRKSAVAAMMVMIRADLKLLGIVHEVFSSEAELQAAGKPEAAEAWLRERGLVYDGVLEAPKGETPEDWEPVELPLFRSSQFGDDQDRPIKKSNGQWTYFGADLAYHFQKAQQADQLIDIWGADHAGTVKRIVAAVAALTGGQTKFDVKLVQMVRLLRAGEPVKMSKRSGNFVTLADVVGEVGKDVVRFTMLTRKADAQMDFDFAKVVEASKDNPVFYVQYAHARIASVHRKAAEAGIDCPDAALSLLDTEELALVKLAAQFPRVVEGAALAREPHRIAFYLYDLAAGFHALWNAGNDRPDRRFVIADQTGLTCARLYLARGIGQIVRNGLGLMGVEAVEEMH